The following DNA comes from Chitinophaga nivalis.
TCATCGATGTTTTTCCGGTACATTTTGAGAATGTCGCTTAGCCCTTCTGCATATATATTGCCATTCTGGACTATCAGGTTTTCCAGTATCCCCGGATTACGCTGTATTATTCGCATGCCTACCGGCGCGCCATAATCAAACAAATACATGCTACACTTATGCACGCCTTTCAGGAAAAGGAATTTTTCAATGTAAAGCGCATAGTTTTCAAAGGTGTAATCAAATGCAGACATCGCCGGCATATCACTGAACCCAAAGCCAGGATAATCCGGGGCGAGTATATGAAAATCATCTTTCAACAGGGGGATGAGCGTCCTGAAATTGTGCGAAGAAGAAGGAAACCCATGCAGTAGTAATAACGTAGGTTTGGTCGTATCACCAGCTTCCCGGTAAAAGATATGGACGCCGTCAACTTCGATAGTTTTGTGGTAAACCGGGTATGATTGCTCACTTGCAGTCGTGTTTAGTGTACTTATCATAAGTATACAGATTAAAAAGATAGTGGAAAATAATGGTGGCTTCATGGTAAATTGTATGGAGTAGGAGGAAATGATAGCCTTCCCGGAGTGACGATGAAAGCATGTTCCGGGAAGGCGAATTTATTATCAGACTGTAACCGGAGATTTACGGACTACTTTCGTTTCAAGAAATGTGCGGATCGTAGCTGCTATTTCTTCCCCATGTGTTTCCAGAGCGAAGTGGCCGGTATCATACAAATGGTATTGCAGGTGTTTTACATCTTTTTTGTAAGCTTCGGCTCCGGCTACCGGAAATATGTAATCGTTTTTACCATAGACAATCAGCATTTCGGGGTTGTGTGTGCGGAAGTATGCCTGCCATTCAGGATACAAGGCAACATTACTTTGATAGTCGTAGAATAACTGGAGTTGTATACGGTCGTTGCCAGGGCGTAATAAGTGCCGTAGGTCATGTTCCCAGTTATCCGGGCTAATGAGTTCATTATTGGATACGCCATGGGTGTATTGCCATTGCAAACCTTCGATACTGTGAAAACCTTCCAATGTACGCTCTGCCACTTTGTTGTGCCTGTCTTTCCAATATGCTTTAATAGGGTCCCAGAATTGTTCCAGTCCTTCGTCGTAGGCGCAGCCGTTTTGAACGATCAGTGAATCGATCTTTTCGGGATTTGCTGCAGCTATACGGAAGCCAACAGGCGCGCCGTAGTCCATCAGATAAAGGCTGTAGCGAGTCAATTCAAGCTGGTTCAGTAAGCCTTGTACGATGTTGGCAAAATTGCTGAAGGAGTATTCGAAGTCGGCCATATGTGGCTGGGCGCTTCTGCCGAAGCCAGGATAATCGGGAGCGATCAGGTAATAATCGTTAGCCAGTTGCTGCATCAGGTTACGATACATGTGCGATGACGTAGGATAACCATGTAGTAACACCAGGGTAGGTTTGCCTTTTTGGCCAGCTTCCCGGTAGAAGATGTCGATTCCGTTTATGGACGTGGTGTGATGTTTTACTAAGCTCATATATTTTGTTTTAAGATTAATATTTATTTACCGAACATTCGGTAAAATATAAAATGAAAAAATTTTTACTCCCTGACAAAAAGTGATTTCAGATCGGAGAGTGCTTTATGAAAATAGATAGGATCTCCTAATCCTTTGGCCAATACAAGGCCGCCCTGTACGAAAGTAAGCGATTGTCTGGCTTTTGTTTCTGCCTGCGTAGTCGTATAGCCCAACTCTACACCCAGTGCGGTAAAGGCCTCCATCCACAGTCGCATTGCTTTGCTGATCTCATCACCCAATATCACTAATCCCGAATCCAGCGACAGCGCATTTAGTATGCAACTTTTCTCTCCATTTTGGTATAATTGTTTGATGTGCTGTACTACTCGTTGCAATTTAGTGGCGGTCGTTGCCCCTTTTTCTGTCAGTACCAGGTATATATGATCCTTTATCCAGGTATTAACAAATTGCAATATCATGATGGCCATCTCATTTTTTCCGCCCGGAAACCGATGATACAGACTAGCCTTTTGCAAACCGGTTGCTTGGGCAAAGTCGTTGAGGCTGGCGCCTTCAAACCCCTTGGATTGTAGTACTGACATCAGTCCTTCGATCAGCTGGGTATCATCTATTTTTTGTGGTCTCATGGATCAAAGGTAAGCGAATTTTTTATTTTACCAAACGTTCGGTAAGTTATTTTTTGAAGCGGCTATATTTGTTTTCCTGGCTTAACGATTAGTTTTTATTTTAGACCTGCATTATTATTGCGGAGCTATGATGAAATATACAAAAGAAGAATTGTTAGCTGCGTTACGGGTAGTGTCTTCCACTATCAGCAAATGTGAAAAAATACAACCCAAATTTGCGGAAGGCACTTCTCAGCATACCCTCCTTAGGAACAGAATAAAAGCGATGTACATTTCAATAGCATTGATAACGGAGGAGCATACCCGAAAATATACAGCTGAAGAGTTGCAGCAAGCGTCGCCACCTATAGCTTCCATTATCAGTAAATGTGAAAAAGCACAAGTAAAGTTTGCGGAAGACAGCGTTCATTACAGCAACTTTAGAGAGATGATCGTAGCCATGTCTATCTCAAAATTCCTGGTGCTGCATGAAATTAATAAGCGAGGTTAATGTGTTATCGATGAGGATACCTGTATTGCAGCGAATGGCAATATGATATTATAATTAGGAACATGTGCCTTTCTAACCAGCAAATATTACATTTATATGGATCAGGAAGAAGAAATAAAACAATTAGTCTTAGATGCTTTCCAGGATGAGGCTTTGTACGACGCTTATGTAAAAGTAGCGGAAGAAAAGGTATTCAAAAAAGGGGAGCTCCTGATAGAGCAGGGGCGTGTTTGCCGTTTTTGTTACTTCATCATTAAAGGAGCGGTACGCAGTTATTACGCAAAAGATGATAAGGAGATTACCACTTCTTTTTGTTTTGAAGAAGATCCCGTGTTTTCATTGGAAAGTGTTACCCGCCAAACTCCTTGTCCGGAGAGCTTTGAAGCGTTGGAAGATACCGTAATTGAAGCCGTTAGTTTTAATGACCTGCTGGTGCTCCGGCAACAATTTCCTGCCATCGAGCGACTATGGTTATTAGGGGTGGAAGCTTATGCGATCTGGCTGGAAGAACGTTTACATAGCCTGCAGTTTAATACAGCTAAAGAGCGGTATCAGTCATTGCTCCAAAAATATCCTTATATGATTCAGCGGGTACAGCTACGTTACATTGCCTCTTATCTGGGTATTACGCTGGAAACCCTGAGCCGGATCAGGGCGCAGTTATAAATATTTGATAAATGTCAAAATCGGGGCTGCAGGCCGAAGCTACTTTTGTGCCATGCAAACCGCTAACAGAATAACAGCACTCGACATCATCCGTGGCGTAGCCCTGCTGGGCATACTCATCGTGAATATGGGACTTTTTTCCTTCCCGGCATTATATCTTGATCCGGTAACCAGCTGGCCGGCATGGTCGGACCAGTTGGTGTTACAGCTGATCCGGTTTTTCGGGGAAGGGAAATTCATCTCTATGTTTTCTTTTCTCTTCGGATTAGGCTTCACTATTTTTATACAAAGAGCCGCCGCAAAAACCAATCACCCGGCCCGGTTGTTTGCCCGCCGGTTGTTGATATTGTTGGGTATTGGCCTGATCCATGCTCACTTTATCTGGTATGGAGATGTATTGTGTATATATAGTATCGCCGGCATTATGCTGCTTTTCTTTCGCAATAGTCGTCCGCAAACCGTACTGATATGGGCTTTATCGCTGCTACTGGTGCCCATTATATTACTCCTGATTGGTTACTGGCTGAGTGGTCCGGCATTGCTGGCAGGATCTGCACCTGATATCGCTTCGGATACAGCTATCGGAAAGCTGGCGCAGGTAACTTACAGTTCCGGTACCTTTTATGAAATTTTTATGCAGAATAGACATGACGTATGGGTTACCAGGATAGGCTATACGCTGATCATCCCGCAGATCTTTGCGATGTTTCTGCTGGGGACCTATGCCGGTAAGCGACAGCTTTTTCAGGATATACAGCCGCATCTTGGATGGATAAAGCGGCTGGCTATATGGGCGTTGCTGGTGGGTGTCATTGCCACTGTTGCTGAATTTGCCTATGTAGCTACTCCACAGGATAGCCTTGCTTATACACTCTCTCAGTTAATCGGTAATTATGTGGGAGGTCCTGCGTTTGGTATCTTTTACATCTGTGCAGTAGCACTTATACTGCAGCTGGCCCGGGGCCGTAAAATACTGACGCCCCTGGCGGCAGTAGGGCAAATGGCTGCTACCAATTATATCATGCAATCTGTTGTCTGCGTGTTTATCTTTTATAGTTTCGGTTTAGGACGGTATGGTCATATATCACCCGTTACCGGTCTGGGCATAACCATGGCCATATACATGATGCAGATAGGATTCAGTAACTGGTGGATGGCGAGGTTCAGTAATGGCCCGGTTGAGTGGATGTGGAGAACGCTGACCTATGGTAAAGTGATGCCGTTGAAACGGTAGGCATTACAGCCTTTTTTGCAGCAGATGATAGCTGTAATAAGTTGGAACGGCGCGGCTTTGATCATGTAGCGCGACATAGAACAATGGACAACTCCCTGCTGACAAGCGTGATATTACATCCCGGTATGGAGGTAATATCACGCTTCCCTTGATTACTTACTTAATGGAGGTGTAAAAGAAGAAATTGTCTCATAAGTTTACTTTTCGTTTTTTATACCGTTTTAAGAGATTCTGGTAACCTTGGTAGAATTATTGTGAATGGAAGGCCCCTGACTGGAAATGTAGTGATGGAACCAGTTTTGACTAAACTAATCAAGCATTTGACTCCCTGATTGTTCATAGCACCGTCCTGTACTTTTGTTTATCTCCCTGGCGTATAAAATTCCCTCCAGAGGTTAGTTCTGATAATATTATTAAAATTATTAAAGAATAATCTGCATCCAGGGCGCAGCTATTTAGAGAAAATGTGATAACTTAAAAAAAATAACCAGGTCATGAACTACGAGAAAGCTTTATCCCTGTATCGAAATGACAAAACATTACAGCTGCTGAGGGCAGAACATTTTCCTTTATTAGTTGGTTTTTTTTACCTGGCATTTAAGCAACAAGATAAGATTTCGTATTTTCAAAATGAGTTACAGAGTCTTTTAGGCGATTATATTTATTCACTTGAAAGGCAGGGGATTACTGATTACAACAAACCTTCCCTGGAGTATCTGCTGAAATGGTCGCAATTGGGATATATGCGCAGGTACTATGAAACGGCAGATGAGCCCGTATATGAACTCTCACCTGCCACGGAAAATGCACTGAAATGGCTGGAAGATCTCAATAAACAGCAGTTTGTCGGAACCCATAGCCGGTTGATTCAATTCTTCCATTTATTACAACAAATTGTCAATACTACATCTGGGCCCTACGAACGTATACAGCAATTACAAGCAGAACGAAACAGAATCGATAAGCAGATTGAACAAATTCAGCAAGGTAATTTTCTAAAACCTTCTGGAACACAGGTAAAGGAAGATTATTTTTTAGCGGAAGAAACAGCCCGGAGGTTACTCTCCGATTTCCGGCAGGTGGAAGAAAATTTTAGAGAACTGGATACACAAACAAGGCAAACGATTATTAAAAGTAACCTTGCCAAGGCTGACCTGCTTGATAAGGTATTTCAGCAACAGGATTATCTATGGAGTACCGATCAGGGAAAGAGTTTTAGTGCTTTTTGGGAGTTTTTGATGAGTGAGCAGATGCAGGAAGAACTGGAAGTGTTATTAGAAAAGATTAATAATATACCGGCGATTCTGGAAGTGAAAAAAGAACAAACTGTGGACCGGATCAAAACCAACCTGGTGGACGCGGGAGATAAAGTAAACCGAAGTAATGACGGCTTAATAGAACAGCTCAGAAAATTTGTTGAACAGAAGAATCTTTCTGAAAGCAGGCATATTCTGCATAGTATTGAGCAAATCGAAAGTCTGTTAATGGAGCATAAAGAAACGATAGACGCTCAGGCTATCTGGATGGAAATTGATGGATTATTTAAGCCTTCGCTTATAATGGAAAGGCCGATTTTTACAGTACCGATGAAGGTCGCTTTTGAGAAGACAGCGGTGGAAGATGGATTATCAGAAGCAGATACTAATATTTTATTTGAACAATTTTATGTTGATATAACAGCTTTAAGAAACAATATTAAATACTGTCTGAGAAATAAATCGCAGGTAACATTATCTGAGTTATTGCATCACTACCCATCTACTAAAGGGGTGGCTGAGATATTGGCCTATATCCAAATAGCTACCGGTGAAGGTAAACATTATGTCAATCGGGATCAACAAGAAGAATTGATAGTAGAAAATAAGGACAGTAGGAAGATATATCGTTTACAGGCGCCTATCATCATTTTTA
Coding sequences within:
- a CDS encoding alpha/beta fold hydrolase, encoding MISTLNTTASEQSYPVYHKTIEVDGVHIFYREAGDTTKPTLLLLHGFPSSSHNFRTLIPLLKDDFHILAPDYPGFGFSDMPAMSAFDYTFENYALYIEKFLFLKGVHKCSMYLFDYGAPVGMRIIQRNPGILENLIVQNGNIYAEGLSDILKMYRKNIDENTAASRAEVYKAFELEYTMFEYLHGVSDPTKVAPESYQLDQFLMNRPGNKEIQYKLKYDYRFNIAAYPQWQQTLRKIAPRVLIVWGENDPVFLKAGALAFKKDIAEPEIHFYPTGHFALEEYVVEIAARIKTFLKPKH
- a CDS encoding alpha/beta fold hydrolase; its protein translation is MSLVKHHTTSINGIDIFYREAGQKGKPTLVLLHGYPTSSHMYRNLMQQLANDYYLIAPDYPGFGRSAQPHMADFEYSFSNFANIVQGLLNQLELTRYSLYLMDYGAPVGFRIAAANPEKIDSLIVQNGCAYDEGLEQFWDPIKAYWKDRHNKVAERTLEGFHSIEGLQWQYTHGVSNNELISPDNWEHDLRHLLRPGNDRIQLQLFYDYQSNVALYPEWQAYFRTHNPEMLIVYGKNDYIFPVAGAEAYKKDVKHLQYHLYDTGHFALETHGEEIAATIRTFLETKVVRKSPVTV
- a CDS encoding TetR/AcrR family transcriptional regulator is translated as MRPQKIDDTQLIEGLMSVLQSKGFEGASLNDFAQATGLQKASLYHRFPGGKNEMAIMILQFVNTWIKDHIYLVLTEKGATTATKLQRVVQHIKQLYQNGEKSCILNALSLDSGLVILGDEISKAMRLWMEAFTALGVELGYTTTQAETKARQSLTFVQGGLVLAKGLGDPIYFHKALSDLKSLFVRE
- a CDS encoding Crp/Fnr family transcriptional regulator, which gives rise to MDQEEEIKQLVLDAFQDEALYDAYVKVAEEKVFKKGELLIEQGRVCRFCYFIIKGAVRSYYAKDDKEITTSFCFEEDPVFSLESVTRQTPCPESFEALEDTVIEAVSFNDLLVLRQQFPAIERLWLLGVEAYAIWLEERLHSLQFNTAKERYQSLLQKYPYMIQRVQLRYIASYLGITLETLSRIRAQL
- a CDS encoding DUF418 domain-containing protein, with the protein product MQTANRITALDIIRGVALLGILIVNMGLFSFPALYLDPVTSWPAWSDQLVLQLIRFFGEGKFISMFSFLFGLGFTIFIQRAAAKTNHPARLFARRLLILLGIGLIHAHFIWYGDVLCIYSIAGIMLLFFRNSRPQTVLIWALSLLLVPIILLLIGYWLSGPALLAGSAPDIASDTAIGKLAQVTYSSGTFYEIFMQNRHDVWVTRIGYTLIIPQIFAMFLLGTYAGKRQLFQDIQPHLGWIKRLAIWALLVGVIATVAEFAYVATPQDSLAYTLSQLIGNYVGGPAFGIFYICAVALILQLARGRKILTPLAAVGQMAATNYIMQSVVCVFIFYSFGLGRYGHISPVTGLGITMAIYMMQIGFSNWWMARFSNGPVEWMWRTLTYGKVMPLKR
- a CDS encoding DUF3375 domain-containing protein — translated: MNYEKALSLYRNDKTLQLLRAEHFPLLVGFFYLAFKQQDKISYFQNELQSLLGDYIYSLERQGITDYNKPSLEYLLKWSQLGYMRRYYETADEPVYELSPATENALKWLEDLNKQQFVGTHSRLIQFFHLLQQIVNTTSGPYERIQQLQAERNRIDKQIEQIQQGNFLKPSGTQVKEDYFLAEETARRLLSDFRQVEENFRELDTQTRQTIIKSNLAKADLLDKVFQQQDYLWSTDQGKSFSAFWEFLMSEQMQEELEVLLEKINNIPAILEVKKEQTVDRIKTNLVDAGDKVNRSNDGLIEQLRKFVEQKNLSESRHILHSIEQIESLLMEHKETIDAQAIWMEIDGLFKPSLIMERPIFTVPMKVAFEKTAVEDGLSEADTNILFEQFYVDITALRNNIKYCLRNKSQVTLSELLHHYPSTKGVAEILAYIQIATGEGKHYVNRDQQEELIVENKDSRKIYRLQAPIIIFNR